Proteins found in one Dryobates pubescens isolate bDryPub1 chromosome 1, bDryPub1.pri, whole genome shotgun sequence genomic segment:
- the PPP1R3B gene encoding protein phosphatase 1 regulatory subunit 3B: MAVDVAMQLYLCSSPLRREKCACKIAPKPSKPLRPCIQLSGKAAVSGPEEAANSFTHSKVKKRVSFADSRGFALTMVKVFSEFDDPLDIPFNITELIDNIVGLTTVDGDSFVLDFTQPSADYLDFRNRLQADCVCLENCMLKDRSIVGTVKVKNLAFEKTVKIRMTFNTWKSFVDYPCQYVKDTYGGSDRDTFSFDISLPEGIQSHEKVEFAISFECNGKVYWDSNRGTNYRIIQSALKSAQEAFRPLQGPDFGSAFDQFGSPRCSYGLFPEWPSYSGYEKLGPYY; encoded by the coding sequence ATGGCTGTGGATGTAGCAATGCAGCTATACCTATGCTCCTCACCCTTGCGGAGAGAGAAGTGTGCCTGCAAAATTGCTCCGAAGCCAAGCAAGCCCTTGCGACCCTGCATCCAGCTAAGTGGCAAGGCTGCAGTGAGCGGACCAGAAGAGGCAGCAAACTCCTTCACACACAGCAAAGTGAAGAAGAGAGTGTCATTTGCAGATAGCAGAGGCTTTGCCCTGACGATGGTGAAGGTGTTCTCAGAGTTTGATGATCCGCTGGATATTCCATTCAACATTACTGAGCTGATTGACAACATCGTGGGTCTGACAACAGTGGATGGGGACAGCTTTGTCCTGGATTTCACTCAGCCCTCTGCGGactacctggacttcagaaaCCGTCTCCAGGCAGACTGTGTCTGTCTTGAAAACTGCATGCTAAAGGATCGCTCCATTGTGGGAACAGTGAAGGTGAAGAACCTTGCTTTCGAAAAGACTGTGAAAATCAGGATGACGTTTAACACCTGGAAAAGCTTTGTAGATTACCCATGCCAGTATGTTAAGGATACGTATGGAGGGTCAGATCGGGACACGTTCTCCTTTGACATCAGCTTGCCTGAGGGGATTCAGTCCCATGAAAAAGTTGAGTTTGCCATCTCATTTGAGTGCAATGGGAAGGTGTACTGGGACAGCAACAGGGGCACAAATTACAGGATCATACAATCAGCACTGAAGTCCGCCCAGGAAGCTTTCCGCCCTCTGCAGGGCCCTGACTTTGGCAGTGCCTTTGACCAGTTTGGGAGTCCTCGGTGCTCGTATGGCCTCTTTCCTGAGTGGCCCAGCTATTCAGGCTATGAGAAGCTAGGGCCTTACTACTGA